In Caulobacter segnis ATCC 21756, the sequence TCGACCGCATCATCCAGATCAACCTGGTCGGCACGTTCCGCTGCATCGCCAAGTCGGCCAAGGGCATGCTGGACCTGGAGCCGCTTCAGGACGGCGAGCGCGGCGCGATCGTCAACACCGCCAGCGTGGCGGCCGAGGACGGCCAGATGGGCCAGGCGGCCTATTCGGCGTCGAAGGGGGGCGTCGTCGGCATGACCCTGCCGATCGCCCGCGACCTGATGGGCGAGGGCATCCGCGTCAACACCATCCTGCCGGGCATCTTCAACACGCCGCTGATGAATGGCGCGCCCGAAGCGGTGAAGGCGGGCCTGGCGGCCTCGGTGCCGTTCCCCAAGCGCCTGGGCAATCCCGAGGAATACGCCCAGCTGGCCCTGACGATGATCACCTGCGGCTATTTCAACGGCGAGGACGTGCGCCTGGACGGCGGCATCCGCATGGCGCCGCGGTAGGCAGGCGGTTCCTCCCCCGCGATGCGGGGGAGGTGGCTCAGAGGGCCGGAGGGGGCGAGCTGGACGTAGGCCGCGCTAGCCCCCTCAGTCACTGCGTGACAGCTCCCCCGCGTCGCGGGGGAGCATCTTGCTTATCTACTTCGGCGGCGCCGGGCGCTGGATCGTGCTGGCGAGGTTCGCCATGATCTCGCGAGCGTCGTAGGCGCGCGGGTCGCCTTGCGGCTTCTGACCCTTGTGCATCACGATCTCGGCGCCGGCCTCGAACTTCTCGACGGTTCGGATCTGAGCGCGGTCGGCGAAGAAGGGGTCACCCCAGAAGGGATCCCAGGTGCGCCAGCCATAGCCGCCGCCGTAATAGCGCCAGGACGGACGCCAGTAGCCGTACGGATAGCCGTAGCCGAAGCCCGGACGCGCCAGCGGATCAGGCTCGACATAGGAGCGAGCCGTGCGGTCGGTGCGGTGGTCGGCGGTTTCGAACCAGTCATAGCCCTGCTGCACGGTCAGTTCGGCCGACCGATACAGGAGGTAGCGCTCGACGGTCTCGCGCGAGGTCAGGCTGTTGCCGGCGAAGCTGACGCGATAGCGGTCGCCCTCCAGCTTCTGCTCGGAGAAGCCGCCCGTGACGGCGCCGGAGGTGACCTTCGGCTGATACGGGGTGGGCGTGGCGCAGGCCGATAAGGTCGCGGCGAGCGCCAATGTCGCGGCGATGGCGACCTTCTTCATAGACATGACTTGCTCCTTCAAGCGGAGTCCTCGGTATTGGACACAACTCTGGCCGGGCTTTGTGGTTTCGCCAAGGCGCAGTTTGCAACCGTTTTGAAATCTAGGGTGTCGACGCTAGCCGCGCGAGACGATCAGGACGGCGGCGGTGATCAACAGAACGCCGACCAGCAGAGCGAAAACGCGCCGGAACCCGGGTTCGTTCATCCGGCTCGACAGGGCGGCGCCGCCCAGGCCGTAGCTGGACATGCTGATCAGGTCCATGCCGATGGTCGCGCAGGCGAACATGACCAGCTGCGGCGCCAGCGGTCTTTTGATGTCCAGGAACGGCGGCAGCACGCCGGAGAAGAACAGCAGGATCTTCGGATTGGCGATTTGGACCATGAAGCCGTCGACGAAGGCCGATCGGCCGGCGCGGACGGTGGCCGAGGCGTGGCTCTCGAGGTTCTTGATCCCGGCCCATAGAGACTTCAAGCCCAGCCAGACCAGATAGGCCGCGCCGGCCAGGGCCAGGACGTGGAAGGCCTGAGGGAAGGCGATGATCAGGGCGCCCAGGCCCAGGGCCGAGCCGGTGAACCACACCAGGGTCGCCGTGTTCATGCCGACCACGCCCAGAAGCGCCGCGCCCTTGCCGCGCTCCATGCCCGTGGCGATGGCGAAAAGGTTGGCCGGGCCTGGGGTGATGGCCATGACGAACATGGCGACGAGGAAGGCGCCGTAGCGGGCGGGATCGACGGGCAGGTGGTCCATGGCGCGGATATAGGCCGCCGCGCCATGGGGCTCCA encodes:
- a CDS encoding SDR family NAD(P)-dependent oxidoreductase, with the protein product MKLDNTVAAVVTGGASGLGEATARALAAQGVKVAIFDMNEARGEEVAKEIGGVFCKVNVTSDADVDAGFEKARAAHGQERILVNCAGTGNAAKTASRDKTTGETKHFPLDAFDRIIQINLVGTFRCIAKSAKGMLDLEPLQDGERGAIVNTASVAAEDGQMGQAAYSASKGGVVGMTLPIARDLMGEGIRVNTILPGIFNTPLMNGAPEAVKAGLAASVPFPKRLGNPEEYAQLALTMITCGYFNGEDVRLDGGIRMAPR
- a CDS encoding CC0125/CC1285 family lipoprotein, translating into MSMKKVAIAATLALAATLSACATPTPYQPKVTSGAVTGGFSEQKLEGDRYRVSFAGNSLTSRETVERYLLYRSAELTVQQGYDWFETADHRTDRTARSYVEPDPLARPGFGYGYPYGYWRPSWRYYGGGYGWRTWDPFWGDPFFADRAQIRTVEKFEAGAEIVMHKGQKPQGDPRAYDAREIMANLASTIQRPAPPK
- a CDS encoding LysE family translocator; this encodes MEPHGAAAYIRAMDHLPVDPARYGAFLVAMFVMAITPGPANLFAIATGMERGKGAALLGVVGMNTATLVWFTGSALGLGALIIAFPQAFHVLALAGAAYLVWLGLKSLWAGIKNLESHASATVRAGRSAFVDGFMVQIANPKILLFFSGVLPPFLDIKRPLAPQLVMFACATIGMDLISMSSYGLGGAALSSRMNEPGFRRVFALLVGVLLITAAVLIVSRG